Sequence from the Candidatus Sulfotelmatobacter sp. genome:
ACCGGGCTCGAGGTAGAGAACGTGATGCGCGTAGTCGAGCGTGCAGCGGAAGCGCTCGAGCACGCTGTTACCGACATTGCCCGCCAGGTCGTGGTTGGCCATGCCGCCGCTGCGAGTGAGCGTGAGCGCCGCGATGGGCTCGGGCAGCGAGTACGGGCCGATGCGCACGCTGTCGAGCCGGCACATGCTCGAGACGAAGCCTCCGCCGATGCCGCCGCCCGACGCTTCGATGTCGCGCCGCTTGAGGCTGCCCAGCATCTGGCAGGAGCGAGCCAGCGTTCCGTGCACCACGAACTGGAACGCGTTGCCCACGTCCACCAGGAACTTGCCCGAGCAGCCGTCGTTCAGAGTCAGGTCCACGATCGGGACGCCCGAGTAGAGCTCGAACGGGACCGCCGCGCCGGCGCCGGAATAGGTGAAGCGCGCCGGATCCTCGAGAGTAACGGTCTGGGCATCGTAGTCGATTGTCACGACGAATCGGCTGAGGAAGTCGGCGCCCAGGATCCCGGCCGGCTTGCGCCACAGGACATATTGCTGGGATTCAGAGAGATCGAGCAGCACCGCGCGAAAGTCCTTGAGCGTCGCGCCGCCCGGTTCGCCCGCCAGGGTGATCGAGCCCAGCGTCGCAAACTGGGTCGAGGCGCTGGCCGCCACACCCTCGACTCGCGATTCGCCCTCCGGGTGCAGGCCGAGGCCCAGGGCGAAGTCGCGATCGAGCAGGGTCAGCTCGGCGCCGGTGTCGAGGATGAAGTCCACCGGCGGCGCGCCGTTGATCGAGACCTTGACCAGTACGCATCGAGTCACGTACGCGAAAGGGACGCGGATGCTGCTCGCCGACTGGTCCCAGTCGATCGCCCGCTCTTTCACGCGCGGCGGGGCGAAGATCGTGGAGTCGAGCGAGGGATTGACCCAGACCGAGTCGACGGTCATGCGATCGAGCGGCCTGTCGCTCGGCAGCAGAGTGGGGGAGGTGAAGAGCGAGGGCCGCTTGCGCCCGCCGAGCATCCGATACCTGCCCGGCAGCTCGCTGACCATGTGGCCGTCGGTCTCGCTCGTGATCTTCTCGATGAAGCCGGTCTGCTGATTGATGAGCAGGTGGCGCGGACGTCCGCCCGGCGCCGTCACGATCAGGTGATCGAAGATCTCGCCGCCGCTGTAGGTGCGGCTGCCCAGACGCACGTTGCCGCCACCCTGATCCTCGAGCGCCCAGCGTTCGCCCGAGTACCAGCCGTCTTCGCGCGCGTGCGCCGCTTCGGCCGCCGATAGCACCGTCACGCTCTTGTCGCTCAGGTCGGTGCGCCACGCCACACTGCCGTCGAA
This genomic interval carries:
- a CDS encoding aspartyl protease family protein, producing the protein MSLAAIAKGSGSSLAFLALVSLAALCGATAARADIEAGAIPIVQRYLDATGGRAAVEGENALHVRGRIEADGLSGRWEMWQAAPDRWVRRFDLGPLHVREGFDGSVAWRTDLSDKSVTVLSAAEAAHAREDGWYSGERWALEDQGGGNVRLGSRTYSGGEIFDHLIVTAPGGRPRHLLINQQTGFIEKITSETDGHMVSELPGRYRMLGGRKRPSLFTSPTLLPSDRPLDRMTVDSVWVNPSLDSTIFAPPRVKERAIDWDQSASSIRVPFAYVTRCVLVKVSINGAPPVDFILDTGAELTLLDRDFALGLGLHPEGESRVEGVAASASTQFATLGSITLAGEPGGATLKDFRAVLLDLSESQQYVLWRKPAGILGADFLSRFVVTIDYDAQTVTLEDPARFTYSGAGAAVPFELYSGVPIVDLTLNDGCSGKFLVDVGNAFQFVVHGTLARSCQMLGSLKRRDIEASGGGIGGGFVSSMCRLDSVRIGPYSLPEPIAALTLTRSGGMANHDLAGNVGNSVLERFRCTLDYAHHVLYLEPG